The Microbacter sp. GSS18 genome has a segment encoding these proteins:
- a CDS encoding enoyl-CoA hydratase-related protein, which translates to MIDLRIDEGVAFVTLRNPDKLNALDEQAVRDLGEAYADAESAGVRSLLLQGEGRAFCAGRDISGVDPAADDVIGYLGDTVTPVLRRMSAFPAPTFAVAHGACLGVGLGLLIATDVVYVADSAKIGSPFAALGATLDSGGHALFFERLGAHKTLDLIYTGRLMSGTEAVESGLFSQVLPAGEVAKHTAQAARQAALGATEAFRASKRLISQLRDERLGLWESLANESTAQAALCATEDYREGFAAFQAKRTPAFRGM; encoded by the coding sequence GTGATCGACCTGCGCATCGATGAGGGCGTCGCCTTCGTCACCCTCCGCAACCCCGACAAGCTCAACGCCCTCGACGAGCAGGCCGTGCGCGACCTCGGGGAGGCGTACGCGGATGCCGAGAGCGCCGGCGTCCGCTCCCTGCTGCTGCAGGGGGAGGGGCGCGCGTTCTGCGCCGGCCGCGACATCTCGGGCGTGGATCCCGCCGCCGACGACGTCATCGGCTATCTCGGCGACACCGTGACGCCCGTGCTCCGCCGCATGTCGGCTTTCCCCGCGCCGACCTTCGCCGTCGCCCACGGGGCCTGCCTCGGCGTCGGGCTCGGACTGCTGATCGCGACCGACGTCGTCTACGTTGCGGACAGCGCAAAGATCGGCTCGCCCTTCGCGGCGCTCGGCGCGACGCTGGACTCCGGAGGTCACGCCCTCTTCTTCGAGCGTCTCGGCGCGCACAAGACCCTGGACCTGATCTACACGGGCCGGCTCATGAGCGGCACCGAGGCTGTGGAGTCGGGTCTCTTCTCGCAGGTCCTGCCGGCCGGCGAGGTGGCGAAGCACACCGCTCAGGCAGCGCGGCAGGCCGCGCTGGGGGCGACCGAGGCGTTCCGGGCGAGCAAGCGACTGATCTCTCAGCTGCGCGACGAGCGTCTCGGGCTGTGGGAGTCGCTCGCGAACGAGAGCACCGCGCAGGCGGCGCTGTGTGCGACGGAGGACTATCGCGAGGGCTTCGCGGCTTTCCAGGCGAAGCGCACGCCCGCGTTTCGCGGCATGTGA
- a CDS encoding NADPH:quinone reductase: protein MPEPGPGEVRVRIAVSGVNPTDWKARAGNPTVRGEIVPNQDGAGVVDAVGDGVSTLRPGDRVWVYMAAHRRPTGTAQEATVLPASRVVPLADDADFSLGASLGVPTMTAHRALTVHEFGPSRLAPGALEGRVVLVAGGAGAVGHAAIQLARWAGATVLTTVSSDEKAELARAAGADHVIDYKREDVAARVREIAPDGVDQIVEVSLAVNAELDAEIAANHASVAYYADDGGQSFAMPIRSSFAKNVRVQGLLLYTIGDAALEAAAADVAAAVADGALPVGEDAGLPLHWYPLAETAAAHDAVQSGAVGKVLIRVGDL from the coding sequence TTGCCGGAACCCGGCCCCGGTGAGGTGCGCGTTCGGATCGCGGTGTCGGGAGTGAACCCGACCGACTGGAAGGCCCGCGCCGGCAATCCGACCGTGCGTGGCGAGATCGTGCCGAACCAGGACGGTGCGGGAGTCGTCGACGCCGTCGGTGACGGGGTCTCGACGCTCCGTCCCGGTGACCGCGTGTGGGTCTACATGGCCGCCCACCGCAGGCCCACAGGGACCGCGCAGGAGGCCACGGTCCTGCCCGCATCCCGGGTCGTTCCGCTCGCCGATGACGCCGACTTCTCGCTGGGCGCGAGCCTCGGCGTCCCGACGATGACGGCTCATCGCGCCCTCACCGTCCACGAGTTCGGCCCGAGCCGGCTCGCGCCCGGAGCGCTGGAAGGCCGCGTGGTGCTGGTGGCCGGCGGCGCCGGTGCGGTGGGCCACGCCGCGATTCAGCTCGCGCGCTGGGCGGGTGCGACCGTCCTCACGACCGTCAGCTCGGACGAGAAGGCTGAGCTGGCGCGGGCTGCGGGAGCCGACCACGTCATCGACTACAAGCGCGAGGATGTCGCCGCCCGGGTGCGCGAGATCGCTCCGGATGGCGTCGACCAGATCGTCGAGGTCTCCCTGGCGGTCAACGCTGAGCTGGATGCGGAGATCGCCGCCAACCACGCGTCCGTCGCGTATTACGCCGACGACGGCGGACAGAGCTTCGCGATGCCGATCCGGTCGAGCTTCGCGAAGAACGTGCGTGTGCAGGGACTGCTCCTCTACACGATCGGCGACGCCGCGCTGGAGGCCGCCGCAGCAGACGTCGCCGCGGCCGTCGCCGACGGCGCACTCCCCGTGGGAGAGGACGCCGGGCTGCCGCTGCACTGGTACCCGCTCGCCGAGACCGCTGCCGCGCACGACGCGGTGCAGAGCGGTGCGGTCGGGAAGGTGCTCATCCGCGTCGGCGACCTTTGA
- a CDS encoding zinc-binding dehydrogenase, producing MKALIHHAFGDPADVLAVEDVPTPEPSAGEVRVRLTLSAIHNHDLWTVRGTYGFKPALPARAGTEAVGVVDALGAGVEHLALGQRVATGGTFGVWAEQFIAKAAALIPVPDDLPDEVAAQLVSMPFSAISLLDSLDLGEGDWLIQNAANGAVGRLVAQLAVPRGINVVGLVRRAEAVDELEAQGISRIVATDSDDWQARVAEITGGAPIVTGVDSVGGRASGDVLSQLAENGTLVAFGAMASPTMEISSGDVIFKQAIVRGFWASKVSAAMPPEDRARLMGELLARVKDGTITLPVEATYPLAGIADAARAGFRPGRAGKILLRP from the coding sequence ATGAAGGCTCTGATTCATCACGCGTTCGGCGATCCCGCCGACGTCCTCGCCGTCGAGGACGTTCCCACTCCGGAGCCGAGCGCGGGCGAGGTGCGGGTTCGGCTGACGCTCTCCGCCATCCACAACCACGACCTCTGGACGGTGCGCGGCACCTACGGGTTCAAGCCCGCCCTGCCCGCGCGTGCCGGCACCGAGGCGGTCGGCGTCGTCGATGCTCTCGGCGCCGGGGTCGAGCACCTTGCGCTCGGGCAGCGCGTCGCGACGGGCGGCACGTTCGGCGTCTGGGCCGAGCAGTTCATCGCGAAGGCGGCAGCGCTCATCCCGGTCCCCGACGACCTCCCCGACGAGGTCGCCGCGCAACTCGTGTCGATGCCGTTCTCGGCGATCAGCCTTCTCGACTCGCTCGACCTCGGCGAAGGCGACTGGCTCATCCAGAATGCCGCGAACGGCGCGGTCGGGCGTCTTGTGGCTCAGCTCGCGGTCCCGCGCGGCATCAACGTCGTCGGTCTCGTGCGCCGCGCGGAAGCCGTCGATGAGCTCGAGGCTCAGGGCATCAGCCGCATCGTCGCCACCGACTCGGATGACTGGCAGGCACGCGTCGCCGAGATCACCGGCGGAGCTCCCATCGTGACGGGCGTCGACTCGGTGGGCGGTCGGGCCAGCGGAGACGTCCTGTCGCAGCTCGCCGAGAACGGAACGCTCGTGGCGTTCGGCGCGATGGCGTCACCGACGATGGAGATCTCGTCGGGCGACGTCATCTTCAAGCAGGCCATCGTGCGCGGCTTCTGGGCCAGCAAGGTGAGCGCAGCGATGCCGCCGGAGGACCGCGCCCGCCTCATGGGCGAACTCCTGGCCCGCGTGAAGGACGGGACCATCACCCTGCCCGTCGAGGCGACGTACCCGCTCGCCGGAATCGCGGATGCCGCGCGTGCCGGCTTCCGCCCGGGGCGCGCGGGAAAGATCCTGCTCCGCCCCTAG
- a CDS encoding metalloregulator ArsR/SmtB family transcription factor — MDELSSVFAALANEHRRQIVLALALRPHSISELAELRGLSLPAIHKHIAVLEDSEMVRRRKVGRTTILALQRAPLRRLQAWVGRFHPDWGTDDEGLDNYADHFLHQVTPTKEPK, encoded by the coding sequence ATGGATGAGCTGAGCTCGGTGTTCGCGGCGCTGGCCAATGAGCATCGACGCCAGATCGTCCTCGCCCTTGCGCTCCGCCCCCACTCGATCAGTGAGCTCGCGGAGCTGCGGGGGCTCTCGCTGCCGGCGATCCACAAGCACATCGCCGTCCTCGAGGATTCCGAGATGGTCCGACGTCGCAAGGTCGGACGCACGACCATCCTCGCCCTGCAACGGGCCCCGCTGCGCCGGCTCCAGGCATGGGTCGGCCGGTTCCACCCCGACTGGGGAACAGACGACGAAGGCCTCGACAACTATGCCGACCACTTCCTGCACCAGGTCACCCCGACGAAGGAGCCGAAATGA
- a CDS encoding aldehyde dehydrogenase family protein: protein MHAKTMTSAPRDREFSVIDPRTDTQISTRSAFTDAEVTAAIERADAAFREWRETDLAERAEVLHRIADLHEENARELRRLSILEMGAPPESVDWGLDVDVSMYRYYADHGPEFLADEPLDLPDGRGVVVKRPLGVVLGIVPWNALVLLTARFAAPNLMAGNTVLVKPPPQCPESAAAMEQIARDAGLPESAFTVMYSTHDQTERIVADPRVHAVSFTGSAAGGAAVAEIAGRHLTRVSLELGGSDPFVVLSSDDLDATAAEAVGLRLLVGGQACICAKRFIIADALYEDFVERYIAQGDTIGPRDPAAPDDATWTLSSRVAADRLQDQLDRAVGQGATLLGGTRAGNVFAPGLLVDVPAEADVHDEELFGPIGIAYRARDDDEAVSIANQTPYGLGAYVFASDPDHAARVAERLESGMCFINRGPDVTAPVCFGGVKSSGFGRTHGRWGMEEFLNQRMIRTA, encoded by the coding sequence GTGCACGCGAAGACGATGACCAGTGCGCCCCGCGATCGCGAATTCTCGGTGATCGATCCGCGCACCGACACCCAGATCTCGACGCGGTCGGCGTTCACGGATGCCGAGGTGACGGCTGCGATCGAGCGGGCGGACGCCGCCTTCCGGGAGTGGCGCGAGACAGATCTCGCGGAGCGCGCGGAGGTCCTGCACCGCATCGCAGACCTGCACGAGGAGAACGCGCGGGAGCTGCGCCGCCTGTCGATCCTCGAGATGGGCGCGCCTCCCGAGAGCGTTGACTGGGGGCTGGACGTCGACGTCTCGATGTACCGGTACTACGCCGACCACGGGCCTGAGTTCCTGGCCGACGAACCGCTCGACCTGCCCGACGGCCGAGGCGTCGTCGTCAAGCGCCCGCTGGGCGTGGTCCTCGGGATCGTGCCGTGGAACGCGCTCGTCCTGCTCACCGCGCGCTTCGCGGCCCCGAACCTGATGGCCGGGAACACCGTCCTGGTCAAGCCGCCGCCGCAGTGCCCCGAGAGCGCAGCCGCGATGGAGCAGATCGCCCGCGACGCCGGCCTCCCCGAGAGCGCGTTCACGGTGATGTACTCGACGCACGACCAGACCGAGCGCATCGTCGCGGATCCGCGGGTCCATGCTGTCTCGTTCACCGGGTCGGCGGCGGGAGGCGCCGCCGTGGCGGAGATCGCCGGCCGGCATCTCACCCGGGTCTCTCTGGAGCTGGGGGGCTCGGATCCCTTCGTCGTCCTGTCCAGCGACGATCTGGACGCGACGGCGGCCGAGGCTGTCGGTCTGCGGCTTCTCGTCGGCGGGCAGGCCTGCATCTGCGCGAAGAGGTTCATCATCGCCGATGCCCTCTACGAGGACTTCGTGGAGCGGTACATCGCGCAGGGCGACACCATCGGCCCGCGCGATCCGGCGGCTCCGGACGACGCGACCTGGACGCTCTCCTCGCGCGTCGCCGCCGATCGCCTTCAGGATCAGCTCGACCGTGCCGTCGGCCAGGGCGCGACGCTCCTCGGGGGCACGCGTGCGGGCAACGTCTTCGCTCCGGGGCTGCTCGTGGACGTGCCCGCGGAGGCCGACGTGCACGACGAGGAGCTCTTCGGTCCGATCGGCATCGCGTACCGTGCCCGCGACGACGACGAGGCCGTTTCGATAGCCAACCAGACGCCCTACGGACTCGGCGCGTACGTCTTCGCGAGCGACCCCGATCACGCCGCACGTGTGGCGGAGCGCCTCGAGTCGGGCATGTGCTTCATCAACCGGGGGCCGGACGTCACGGCTCCCGTCTGCTTCGGCGGGGTCAAGTCCTCCGGTTTCGGGCGGACGCACGGCCGCTGGGGCATGGAGGAGTTCCTCAACCAGCGCATGATCCGCACGGCCTGA